From Myotis daubentonii chromosome 15, mMyoDau2.1, whole genome shotgun sequence, one genomic window encodes:
- the LOC132217357 gene encoding pyruvate dehydrogenase phosphatase regulatory subunit, mitochondrial-like: MGTSVAYHLSKMGWKDIVLLEQGRLAAGSTRFCAGIISTARHLGIEQKMADYSNKLYQQLEQETGIQTGYIRTGSIFLAQTQDRLISLKRINSRLNVIGIPSEIISPKKVAELHPLLNVHDLAGAMHVPEDAVVSSADVALALASAASQNGVQIYDRTSVVHVMIKKGEVTGVETDKGQIECQYFVNCAGQWAYELGLSNEEPISIPLHACEHFYLLTRPLETPLQSNTPNIVDADGRIYIRNWQGGILSGGFEKTPKPIFTEGKNQLEIHNLQEDWDHFEPLLSSLLRRMPDLETLEIMKLVNCPETFTPDMRCIMGESPVVKGYFVLAGMNSAGLSFGGGAGRLKKIPSTEYADKIEEPPPPPPRPPLPKR, translated from the exons ATGGGCACATCCGTGGCCTATCACCTGTCCAAGATGGGGTGGAAGGACATTGTCCTTTTGGAGCAGGGCAG GCTGGCTGCTGGCTCTACGAGGTTCTGTGCAGGCATCATAAGCACTGCCAGGCACTTGGGCATTGAGCAGAAGATGGCAGACTATTCAAACAAACTGTACCAGCAGCTAGAGCAAGAAACAGGGATCCAAACAG GTTACATTCGGACAGGCTCCATCTTTCTGGCCCAGACGCAGGACCGGCTGATCTCCCTGAAGCGCATCAACTCCAGGCTGAA TGTGATAGGCATCCCTTCTGAGATCATCTCCCCCAAGAAAGTGGCCGAGCTGCACCCTCTGCTCAACGTGCATGACCTGGCGGGGGCCATGCACGTCCCCGAGGACGCGGTGGTGTCCTCTGCTGATGTGGCTCTTGCCCTGGCAAGTGCTGCCTCCCAAAATG GTGTTCAGATCTATGACCGGACAAGTGTTGTTCATGTGATGATCAAAAAAGGTGAAGTTACTGGCGTGGAGACAGATAAAGGACAGATCGAATGCCAGTATTTTGTCAATTGTGCTGGTCAG TGGGCATACGAGCTGGGTCTGTCCAACGAGGAGCCGATTAGTATCCCGTTACATGCCTGCGAACACTTCTACCTCCTGACTCGCCCCTTGGAGACCCCTCTGCAGAGCAACACACCAA ATATTGTGGACGCAGATGGCAGGATTTATATTCGCAACTGGCAGGGCGGCATCTTGTCTGGGGGCTTTGAGAAAACCCCGAAACCAATTTTCACTGAGGGCAAGAACCAGCTGGAGATTCACAACCTACAGGAAGACTGGGACCACTTTG AGCCCCTGTTGAGCTCCCTGCTGCGTAGGATGCCAGACCTGGAGACACTGGAGATCATGAAGTTGGTCAATTGCCCCGAGACCTTCACACCAGACATGAGGTGCATCATGGGCGAGTCTCCTGTGGTTAAGGGCTACTTTGTCCTGGCAGGAATGAACTCTGCTGGCCTTTCGTTTGGTGGAGGAGCTGGAAG GTTAAAGAAGATTCCCTCAACTGAATATGCTGACAAGATAGAAgagccgccccccccacccccccgcccgccgCTCCCCAAGAGGTGA